A genome region from Chryseobacterium sp. G0186 includes the following:
- a CDS encoding HAD family hydrolase, which translates to MPLKAVLFDMDGVIVDTEPLHRKAYFKTFDELEIAVSEDLYTSFTGASTKRVCEALIQKYDLSHTHEAIAGIKRSHFKDYFYNDDEFDLIPGVKKLIEHYHENGIKLILASSATMTTINMVFEKFGLEKYFSGKISGADLKESKPHPEVFLLAAEMAGEPVENCMVIEDSTNGILAAYRANIFCSAYRSPHSKNQDYTLADTVVSDYEELELDKISKYF; encoded by the coding sequence ATGCCTTTAAAAGCTGTTCTTTTCGATATGGATGGAGTGATTGTAGACACAGAGCCATTGCATAGAAAAGCTTATTTCAAAACGTTTGATGAATTGGAAATTGCTGTTTCCGAAGATTTATACACCTCTTTTACCGGTGCTTCCACCAAAAGGGTTTGTGAAGCATTAATTCAGAAATATGATCTCAGCCATACGCATGAAGCCATTGCCGGAATCAAGAGATCTCATTTTAAGGATTATTTCTATAATGATGATGAGTTTGATTTAATTCCTGGAGTGAAAAAGCTGATTGAACATTATCATGAAAATGGAATTAAGCTTATTCTAGCATCTTCTGCCACAATGACAACCATTAATATGGTTTTTGAGAAATTCGGGCTTGAAAAATACTTCAGCGGGAAGATCAGCGGTGCCGATTTAAAAGAATCCAAACCTCATCCTGAAGTTTTTCTACTGGCTGCTGAAATGGCAGGTGAACCGGTTGAAAATTGTATGGTTATTGAAGATTCTACGAATGGCATTTTGGCAGCATACAGGGCAAACATTTTTTGTTCAGCGTATAGAAGTCCACATTCAAAAAATCAGGATTATACCTTGGCAGATACTGTAGTTTCAGATTATGAGGAACTTGAACTGGATAAGATTTCAAAATATTTTTAA
- a CDS encoding arginine decarboxylase: MKIKYSELIDQTLYFPTEEFNVSENNLLFHDVPLMDVVEQFGTPLKISYLPRISQNIQKAKSWFKEAFEKIEYKKNYTYCYCTKSSHFNFVLEEALKNDISIETSSAYDMDIVKSLYEKGKVDKNIEVICNGFKTDDYLTNISDMINNGFENITPILDNYRELDKLTESIDSTFNIGIRIASEEEPKFEFYTSRLGIGYKDIIPYYSQKIAEHPNARLKMLHFFINTGIKDTSYYWNELYKCLRVYARLKKIAPEVDSLNIGGGFPIKTSLNFDYDYQYMVEEIVSQIKKFCEEEGVEEPNIYTEFGSFTVGESGANLYKIISQKRQNDREKWNMIDSSFMTTLPDTWAISRHFIMLPLNRWEDSYERVFLGGLTCDSDDYYNSEQHTNAIYLPVFSDTKPLYIGFFHTGAYQETIGGYGGVHHCLMPQPRHVLIQKDENGELQYEIFREKQEPEDVLKLLGYK, encoded by the coding sequence ATGAAAATAAAGTACTCGGAACTTATTGATCAGACATTATATTTCCCTACAGAGGAGTTTAATGTTTCTGAGAACAATTTGTTGTTTCACGATGTTCCATTGATGGATGTGGTTGAACAATTTGGCACTCCGCTAAAGATTAGCTATCTGCCGAGAATTTCTCAAAATATTCAGAAAGCCAAAAGTTGGTTTAAAGAAGCTTTTGAGAAAATTGAATATAAAAAGAATTATACCTACTGTTACTGTACAAAATCCAGTCATTTCAATTTCGTATTGGAAGAAGCATTGAAGAATGATATTTCTATAGAAACGTCTTCTGCCTATGATATGGATATTGTAAAATCTCTTTATGAAAAAGGAAAAGTAGATAAAAACATTGAGGTAATCTGTAATGGATTCAAAACGGATGATTATCTGACAAATATTTCAGATATGATCAATAATGGTTTTGAAAATATTACTCCAATTCTTGATAACTACCGTGAGCTGGATAAACTTACGGAAAGTATAGATTCTACTTTTAATATCGGAATCAGAATTGCCTCCGAGGAAGAACCAAAGTTTGAATTCTATACTTCAAGACTGGGAATAGGATATAAGGATATTATTCCTTACTATAGCCAGAAGATTGCTGAGCACCCGAATGCAAGACTGAAGATGCTTCACTTCTTCATCAATACCGGGATTAAAGATACTTCATACTACTGGAATGAATTGTACAAATGTCTTCGTGTATATGCACGTTTGAAGAAAATTGCTCCGGAAGTGGATTCATTGAATATCGGTGGTGGTTTCCCAATCAAAACTTCTCTGAATTTTGATTATGATTACCAATACATGGTAGAGGAAATTGTTTCTCAAATCAAGAAATTCTGTGAAGAAGAAGGAGTAGAAGAACCAAACATCTATACTGAATTTGGAAGTTTTACTGTAGGAGAGAGTGGAGCGAACCTTTATAAAATCATTTCTCAAAAACGTCAGAATGACAGAGAGAAATGGAATATGATTGATTCTTCTTTTATGACTACCCTTCCTGATACTTGGGCAATTTCAAGACACTTTATCATGCTTCCGCTAAACCGTTGGGAAGATTCTTATGAAAGAGTATTCCTTGGAGGATTGACATGTGACTCAGATGATTATTATAACTCTGAGCAGCATACCAATGCTATTTATCTGCCTGTTTTCAGTGATACGAAACCTTTATATATCGGATTCTTCCATACTGGAGCTTATCAGGAAACCATTGGAGGGTATGGTGGAGTACACCACTGTCTGATGCCTCAGCCAAGACACGTCCTGATTCAGAAAGATGAAAACGGTGAATTACAATATGAAATTTTCCGTGAGAAACAGGAACCTGAAGATGTGTTGAAACTTTTAGGGTACAAATAA
- a CDS encoding tyrosine-protein phosphatase: MKNIIKIPIVTILLFCVFSCKTQHFEMPEYGKNETDKEINIEKVYNFRAVGSIKNTEGRSLKEGMFYRSGHLHKLKKKSFDQIEKLGIKEIIDLRNSKEIFQKPDHLPNEIAYKKYSAFEDEGDQLSQARKLVLKGKVNASDADKRMIDFYREYVTENPETIKAIITEILDSKEPILYHCTAGKDRTGIITALILTILKFDKETIYNEYLLSNNFRKDLVEKRLRLANKLHFLYPKMDLQVLEKLSWVEKRYLDAAFGEIDKKYGSTDVYIQQVLGISEAKREEYIQKFTH, encoded by the coding sequence TTGAAAAATATAATCAAAATACCGATTGTCACCATTTTATTATTCTGTGTTTTCTCCTGTAAGACACAGCATTTTGAAATGCCTGAATATGGAAAAAATGAAACTGACAAAGAAATTAACATCGAGAAAGTTTATAATTTCCGGGCGGTAGGTTCTATTAAAAATACGGAAGGGAGAAGTTTAAAAGAGGGAATGTTCTACAGAAGTGGTCATCTCCATAAGCTTAAAAAGAAATCTTTTGATCAAATTGAAAAACTAGGAATAAAGGAAATCATTGATCTTAGAAATTCCAAGGAAATATTTCAAAAGCCGGATCATCTCCCGAATGAAATAGCCTATAAAAAATACTCTGCCTTTGAAGATGAAGGAGATCAGTTGTCGCAAGCCAGAAAGCTTGTCCTAAAGGGAAAGGTAAATGCTTCTGATGCTGATAAAAGAATGATAGACTTTTACCGTGAGTACGTTACGGAAAATCCTGAAACGATAAAAGCTATTATTACAGAAATTTTAGATTCCAAAGAACCTATACTTTATCATTGTACTGCGGGTAAAGACAGAACAGGAATTATTACAGCCCTAATCCTGACAATTTTGAAGTTTGATAAGGAAACAATCTATAACGAATATCTTCTGTCCAACAACTTTAGGAAGGATTTGGTAGAGAAAAGACTTCGGCTTGCCAATAAGTTACATTTTCTGTATCCAAAAATGGATTTGCAGGTTCTGGAAAAGCTGAGTTGGGTTGAAAAAAGATACCTTGATGCTGCTTTTGGAGAGATTGATAAAAAGTATGGCTCTACAGATGTTTATATTCAACAGGTTTTAGGGATCTCTGAGGCTAAAAGAGAGGAATATATTCAAAAGTTTACCCATTGA
- a CDS encoding thiamine diphosphokinase — MKDKVLLFINGDPPKSFPNPENYGLIACTDGAFHYLKNRGFPLDKLDFISGDFDSHCGTDEEVYQEKFILTLDQDKTDFHKGLEIILERGFSNVDVFGGSGGEQDHFLGNLTVAYTFKDRMNISFYDEFSEYYFIPNRFTLKGVKNKMISLYPFPSADHITTTGLNWPLTDGNLSITSRIGTRNFAVEDEVTVEYESGSLLFFVGINEIEYPKIY; from the coding sequence ATGAAAGATAAAGTATTATTGTTCATCAATGGAGACCCTCCAAAATCCTTTCCAAACCCAGAAAATTATGGCCTGATTGCCTGTACAGATGGTGCCTTTCATTATCTGAAAAATAGGGGCTTTCCTTTGGATAAACTGGATTTTATTTCCGGGGACTTTGATTCTCATTGTGGAACAGATGAAGAGGTATATCAGGAAAAGTTTATTCTTACCCTTGATCAGGACAAAACAGATTTTCACAAAGGGCTGGAGATCATTTTGGAAAGAGGTTTTTCTAATGTAGATGTTTTTGGAGGAAGTGGTGGCGAACAGGATCATTTTCTTGGAAACCTTACCGTAGCCTATACATTTAAAGACCGTATGAATATTAGTTTTTATGATGAATTTTCTGAATATTATTTTATTCCCAACAGATTTACATTGAAAGGAGTGAAGAATAAGATGATTTCTCTTTATCCTTTCCCATCGGCTGATCATATAACAACTACAGGCCTTAACTGGCCTTTAACAGACGGAAATCTGAGTATTACTTCGAGAATAGGAACCCGAAATTTTGCTGTAGAAGATGAAGTGACTGTAGAATATGAATCAGGGAGTTTATTGTTTTTTGTGGGAATTAACGAAATAGAATATCCAAAAATATATTGA
- a CDS encoding cob(I)yrinic acid a,c-diamide adenosyltransferase has protein sequence MKIYTKTGDKGQTALYGGTRVSKASARVDSYGNIDELNSFIGISKSHIEDEEVLRQLKKIQFDLFTVGSEAATPVDKLMLANGKSRLPIIISETEIEELEQWMDAFDEKLEPLQYFILPGGGKSATFLHAARTICRRAERSLVFLNESEEVRPELIKYLNRLSDYLFVLARYISKLNNEPEEYWNPNER, from the coding sequence ATGAAAATTTATACAAAGACAGGAGATAAAGGTCAGACTGCATTATATGGCGGGACAAGAGTGTCTAAAGCCAGTGCAAGGGTTGACAGCTATGGAAATATAGACGAGCTGAATTCATTCATTGGAATTTCAAAAAGTCATATTGAAGATGAAGAAGTTTTGAGACAGCTGAAGAAAATACAGTTTGATTTGTTTACGGTAGGTTCAGAAGCTGCAACGCCGGTGGATAAATTGATGCTGGCTAATGGAAAATCACGTCTTCCGATCATTATTTCAGAAACCGAAATTGAGGAACTGGAGCAATGGATGGATGCTTTTGATGAAAAGCTGGAGCCTCTTCAATACTTTATTCTTCCCGGAGGTGGAAAATCTGCCACATTTTTACATGCAGCAAGAACGATTTGTAGAAGAGCAGAGCGTTCATTGGTATTCTTGAATGAATCTGAAGAAGTACGTCCTGAATTAATTAAATATTTAAACAGACTATCAGATTATCTTTTTGTATTGGCTAGATATATTTCCAAACTGAATAACGAACCGGAAGAATACTGGAACCCGAATGAAAGATAA
- a CDS encoding TonB-dependent receptor plug domain-containing protein has product MKEKLFNKKIYALVLGGIGTMGYAQEGVKENNIDEVVVTTGRTKPRTIITSAIPIDNISAAQLKSTGQVTFDKALTYAVPSFNSSQQTVSDATAHFDPADLRGLGPSRTLVLVNNKRKNQSALIYVNDTPGKGEVGTDLKSIPSAALQNVEVLRDGASAQYGSDAIAGVINIILKNSVGKSTVNLFSGITSKGDGFNIGADFNTGIRVAKNGSLNLTLGYSSQNKTNRAGSATRDELFGVDNAWTQANSGLGMIIGQPETRVANMFVNFELPTGETGKFYAFGGTTYRSGTSFALYRTPYWVSDFGLLTPQGQPYNGFQPQFKTDVYDYNLTSGWKGMFGKWNFDGSATFGSNAVDYAVANTINTSLGVNSPTRFRAGGHQFSNIIGNMDLNRDFGAVVLGAGVEVRNENYQATAGEEASYIGSGAESFPGLQPQNEVNKNRQNIGAYLNAEWDVTKNLLLGGTVRYENFSDFGNNVSWKGNARYKLLDDKLVFRGSVSTGFRAPSLHQIYYSNVQTKITGNSVANQGTFNNDSQIVRSDLGVPKLNAEKAFNITAGFAVKPFKNLTITADYYRIKIKDRVLFSGDIGYKTGAPGSPDVTNPVEVILNDNKITSLKFFTNAVNTVTQGIDFVANYYTSAIGKGRLGVIAAFNYNETKIVDNIAVPPILAENAYSENFFDRKEQSRITTARPKTKTILSLSYDISKFNFNLNNTYFGSVAWQHATDPAKDQTFSGKVITDVVLTYKITKDLKVSGVVNNLFNIYPDVIDSKGDVVTDLGGRFKYPWEVNQFGFNGTTFQLNVNYTF; this is encoded by the coding sequence ATGAAAGAAAAATTATTTAATAAAAAAATCTATGCATTAGTATTAGGAGGAATAGGTACTATGGGATATGCTCAGGAGGGCGTAAAAGAAAACAATATAGATGAGGTTGTCGTAACCACAGGGAGAACTAAACCCAGAACTATAATTACCTCAGCCATTCCTATTGATAATATTTCGGCAGCACAATTAAAATCAACAGGGCAGGTTACTTTTGATAAAGCCTTGACCTACGCTGTTCCCTCTTTTAATTCATCACAGCAAACCGTTTCTGATGCAACGGCTCATTTTGATCCTGCAGATTTAAGAGGATTAGGACCATCCAGAACATTAGTTTTAGTCAATAATAAAAGAAAAAATCAAAGTGCTTTAATTTATGTAAATGATACACCGGGAAAAGGTGAGGTAGGTACAGATTTGAAAAGTATTCCCTCTGCTGCCTTACAGAATGTAGAGGTATTGAGAGATGGTGCATCTGCACAATATGGTTCTGATGCTATTGCAGGAGTGATTAATATTATTCTTAAGAATAGCGTTGGAAAAAGTACAGTTAATCTTTTTTCAGGTATTACTTCGAAAGGAGACGGCTTTAACATCGGAGCAGATTTTAATACAGGAATCAGAGTTGCAAAAAATGGAAGTCTGAATCTTACATTGGGATATTCTTCCCAAAATAAAACGAACCGTGCAGGTTCTGCTACAAGAGATGAACTTTTTGGGGTGGATAATGCCTGGACGCAAGCCAATTCTGGCTTAGGAATGATTATAGGGCAGCCGGAGACAAGAGTGGCTAATATGTTTGTAAATTTCGAATTACCAACAGGTGAAACAGGTAAATTTTATGCTTTTGGGGGAACAACTTACAGAAGTGGGACCAGTTTTGCTTTGTACAGAACTCCCTATTGGGTATCAGATTTTGGTTTATTAACTCCACAAGGACAACCTTACAATGGATTTCAACCGCAATTTAAAACAGATGTTTACGATTATAATTTAACCTCCGGATGGAAAGGGATGTTTGGGAAATGGAATTTTGATGGGAGTGCAACCTTTGGCTCTAATGCCGTAGATTATGCTGTAGCAAATACCATTAATACATCTTTGGGAGTCAATTCACCAACCCGTTTTAGAGCAGGTGGTCATCAGTTTAGTAACATTATAGGAAACATGGATCTCAACCGAGATTTTGGCGCGGTTGTTCTAGGAGCTGGTGTTGAAGTACGCAATGAAAATTATCAGGCAACAGCAGGAGAGGAAGCATCTTATATAGGAAGTGGAGCAGAATCATTTCCAGGACTGCAGCCTCAAAATGAGGTCAATAAAAACCGTCAGAATATTGGGGCTTATCTGAATGCTGAATGGGATGTTACAAAAAACTTGTTACTTGGAGGAACTGTGAGATATGAAAACTTCAGTGATTTTGGAAATAATGTTTCCTGGAAAGGAAATGCAAGATATAAATTGCTGGATGATAAATTGGTTTTCCGAGGGTCTGTTTCTACAGGATTTAGAGCACCTTCATTACATCAAATTTATTATTCTAATGTTCAAACCAAAATTACAGGAAATAGTGTAGCGAATCAGGGTACTTTTAATAATGACTCTCAGATTGTAAGATCAGATCTTGGTGTACCCAAATTAAATGCTGAAAAAGCCTTTAACATTACTGCGGGATTTGCGGTAAAACCGTTTAAAAATCTAACTATTACAGCAGATTATTATAGGATAAAAATTAAAGACCGGGTACTTTTCTCAGGAGATATAGGTTATAAAACCGGTGCTCCGGGTAGCCCGGATGTAACAAACCCTGTGGAAGTAATACTAAACGATAATAAAATAACCTCATTGAAGTTTTTTACCAATGCTGTAAATACAGTTACTCAAGGGATAGATTTCGTAGCTAATTATTATACTTCCGCTATTGGCAAAGGGAGATTGGGAGTTATTGCTGCTTTCAATTATAACGAAACTAAAATAGTAGATAATATTGCCGTTCCACCTATTTTGGCAGAAAATGCTTATTCGGAAAACTTTTTTGATAGAAAAGAACAATCCAGAATTACCACTGCAAGGCCAAAAACAAAAACTATTCTTAGCCTTTCGTATGATATTTCAAAGTTTAATTTTAACTTAAACAATACTTACTTTGGTTCTGTTGCATGGCAGCACGCAACGGATCCTGCCAAAGATCAGACATTTTCTGGTAAGGTCATTACAGACGTAGTTTTAACATATAAAATCACCAAAGATCTTAAAGTTTCCGGTGTTGTAAATAATTTATTCAATATTTATCCGGATGTAATAGATAGCAAAGGAGATGTAGTAACAGATCTTGGAGGAAGGTTCAAATATCCTTGGGAGGTAAATCAGTTTGGATTTAACGGAACAACTTTTCAGTTAAATGTTAATTATACTTTCTAA
- a CDS encoding DinB family protein, giving the protein MTTTATATQQFMTTEQLLKHWQGHRNLTRRVIESFPEKELFEFSIGGMRPFAKLAVELISIGSIALKGITENNMEAYTEEGFNPKTKEEILKKWDEETVAINHYFNQISEERFQETFNLFGQYEFPIYENILYFVDNEIHHRGQGYVYLRALGIEPPFFWERF; this is encoded by the coding sequence ATGACAACTACAGCAACAGCTACCCAGCAATTCATGACTACAGAGCAATTATTAAAGCACTGGCAAGGACACAGAAATCTAACAAGAAGAGTCATTGAATCTTTTCCGGAAAAAGAATTATTTGAATTTTCAATAGGGGGTATGAGACCATTCGCTAAGCTAGCAGTAGAGCTTATCAGCATTGGAAGTATTGCCTTAAAGGGAATTACTGAAAATAATATGGAAGCTTATACTGAAGAAGGCTTCAACCCGAAAACAAAAGAAGAAATCCTAAAAAAATGGGATGAAGAAACCGTGGCTATTAACCATTATTTCAACCAAATTTCTGAAGAACGTTTTCAGGAAACCTTCAACTTATTCGGGCAGTATGAATTCCCGATATATGAAAACATTCTTTATTTTGTAGACAATGAAATCCACCACCGCGGACAGGGCTATGTTTACCTGAGAGCTTTAGGAATTGAACCTCCTTTTTTCTGGGAGAGATTTTAA
- a CDS encoding helix-turn-helix transcriptional regulator yields MNDHYLKKLDRVTAILTQLQSKPVVRAQDLAEKFDVSIRTIYRDVKTLENAGIPIVGEAGNGYSLMDGYKLPPVMFTKEEVLSFITAEKLMQKFSHQSLGSHYRTAMEKVRSVLRYSDKSLIQNIEKQIDVFNVHTQPEDSLKNVIPIILESIAEKTQLNIEYQTVDSKVTNRTIEAVGIFFEFNFWYIMAYCTLRKDFRQFRVDRILKISKTQIPFLQEYGQINDYRKSHGNKVRAKLLVDKKIMSHLVNSKKYYGLIEEVETDQGVELTFETEWIDGGFPRWVITFADYAQILEPDSLRIKLNEMLTHMVERHK; encoded by the coding sequence ATGAATGATCACTACCTTAAAAAACTAGACCGGGTAACAGCCATACTGACCCAATTACAGTCCAAGCCTGTTGTACGGGCACAGGATCTGGCTGAAAAGTTCGATGTCAGTATCAGGACCATTTACCGTGATGTAAAAACCCTGGAAAATGCAGGGATTCCTATTGTAGGAGAAGCTGGCAACGGCTATTCTCTGATGGACGGTTATAAACTTCCCCCTGTAATGTTTACCAAGGAAGAGGTCTTGAGTTTCATTACTGCTGAAAAACTGATGCAGAAATTTTCGCATCAGAGCTTAGGAAGTCATTATCGGACAGCAATGGAAAAAGTGCGTTCTGTATTACGATATTCAGATAAAAGCCTGATTCAGAATATTGAAAAGCAGATTGATGTTTTTAATGTTCATACCCAGCCTGAAGATTCTCTGAAAAATGTGATTCCTATTATTTTAGAAAGCATCGCAGAGAAAACCCAGTTAAATATTGAATACCAAACGGTAGATTCCAAGGTAACAAACAGAACCATTGAAGCTGTTGGAATTTTCTTTGAGTTCAACTTCTGGTATATCATGGCATACTGTACCTTGAGAAAAGATTTTCGCCAGTTTAGGGTAGACAGAATTTTAAAGATTTCCAAAACACAGATTCCCTTTTTACAGGAATATGGGCAGATCAATGATTACAGGAAGTCTCATGGAAACAAGGTAAGGGCAAAGCTTTTAGTAGATAAAAAAATAATGTCTCATCTGGTAAACTCTAAAAAGTATTATGGATTGATTGAAGAAGTGGAAACAGATCAAGGGGTAGAACTGACCTTTGAAACAGAGTGGATTGATGGTGGGTTTCCACGATGGGTGATCACCTTTGCAGACTACGCTCAGATTTTAGAACCTGACAGTCTTCGTATAAAATTAAACGAAATGCTTACCCATATGGTAGAAAGGCATAAATAA
- a CDS encoding ABC transporter ATP-binding protein produces MIYGTLFLTFLGALAAQVNPIVLKYTVDEVTKLTHLPHPMTEGIHILIIISIILLGKELLNIFINFGQKFYGEKIRINVSSVLAQSAIDKILTYRVAYFNDENHESGKLQIRIDRGIESLTRLVQNFFIDILPLFSNAIIALIIMYMQNVYVGAVSTIIVPIYFYISSLQAKKLGGVRRQLRNQREKKTSGLLNLINSIMVIKSFVREKFEGKKQYDLQMQLMESQMFTRKINFIYDGLKTFIEQFGVVLIILLTVYLVLDQQMTIGAIMLHIMLFNNVSAPIRQLHRIYDDMNDAMIYAEGYFDILNADNETEHNGHFIEKEIKGTFELKNVDFTYPNGTKALHDVSMKIENGKTTALVGLSGAGKSTVINLLCKFYLPDSGEILLDGVNLDEYDNTFLRSDLGLVLQKNHIFQGSIEDNIRYGDMNADFENIQEAAKKAYLHDQIMDLPDGYKHDATQLSGGQQQRIAIARLFLKNPPIIFLDEPTASLDAIATEQIKNSLDAIKAGRTVVIISHSLSQILDSDTIYVMKKGRVVENGTHDELYNKEGTYREIFDASARSLNLDKLVNTLKDN; encoded by the coding sequence ATGATCTACGGAACGCTGTTTCTTACTTTTCTTGGAGCCTTGGCTGCACAGGTAAACCCGATTGTACTGAAGTATACTGTAGATGAGGTGACCAAGCTTACCCATCTTCCTCATCCGATGACAGAGGGAATTCATATTCTGATCATCATTTCCATTATTCTACTGGGAAAAGAACTGTTGAATATTTTTATCAATTTCGGGCAGAAGTTTTATGGAGAAAAAATAAGGATAAATGTCAGCTCAGTACTGGCGCAATCAGCAATTGATAAGATTCTGACCTATCGTGTTGCTTATTTTAATGATGAAAATCACGAATCCGGAAAATTACAGATCAGAATTGATCGTGGTATTGAAAGTCTTACAAGATTGGTTCAGAACTTTTTTATTGATATTCTTCCGCTTTTTTCCAATGCAATCATTGCGCTGATCATTATGTATATGCAGAATGTATATGTGGGAGCTGTTTCTACCATTATTGTCCCTATTTATTTTTATATAAGTTCTTTACAGGCAAAAAAATTAGGCGGAGTACGTCGCCAGCTCAGAAATCAAAGAGAGAAGAAGACTTCGGGGCTTCTGAACCTCATCAATTCCATTATGGTAATCAAAAGTTTTGTCCGTGAAAAATTTGAGGGTAAAAAACAGTATGACCTTCAGATGCAGTTGATGGAAAGTCAGATGTTCACACGAAAGATCAACTTTATTTATGATGGGCTGAAGACTTTTATTGAGCAGTTTGGAGTCGTTTTAATTATTCTTTTAACGGTTTATCTGGTGTTGGATCAGCAAATGACTATTGGGGCTATTATGCTTCATATTATGCTTTTTAACAATGTTTCGGCTCCTATTCGCCAGCTGCACAGGATTTATGATGATATGAATGATGCCATGATTTACGCAGAGGGATATTTTGATATCCTTAATGCAGACAATGAAACAGAACATAATGGACATTTTATAGAAAAGGAAATCAAGGGAACTTTTGAACTGAAAAATGTAGATTTTACTTACCCCAACGGAACCAAGGCATTGCATGATGTTTCCATGAAAATTGAAAATGGAAAAACCACAGCATTGGTAGGACTGAGTGGAGCTGGAAAATCAACGGTCATTAATCTTTTATGCAAATTTTATCTTCCAGATTCCGGAGAAATTCTATTGGACGGGGTAAATCTGGATGAATATGACAACACCTTTCTGAGAAGTGATCTGGGGCTTGTTCTTCAGAAGAATCATATTTTTCAGGGAAGTATTGAAGATAATATCCGTTATGGAGATATGAATGCCGACTTTGAGAACATTCAGGAAGCTGCAAAAAAAGCATATCTGCATGATCAGATCATGGATTTACCGGATGGATATAAGCATGACGCTACCCAGCTTTCAGGAGGACAACAGCAGAGAATTGCCATTGCAAGGTTGTTTCTCAAAAATCCTCCCATCATCTTTTTGGATGAACCTACAGCGAGCCTGGATGCAATTGCGACAGAACAAATTAAAAATTCTCTGGATGCCATTAAAGCGGGAAGAACAGTGGTGATTATTTCCCATTCTCTTTCCCAGATTTTAGACTCAGATACCATTTATGTAATGAAAAAAGGGAGAGTGGTAGAGAATGGAACGCATGATGAACTTTATAACAAGGAGGGAACTTATCGTGAAATTTTTGATGCATCGGCACGAAGCTTAAATCTGGATAAACTGGTGAATACTCTTAAAGATAATTAA
- a CDS encoding TM2 domain-containing protein — protein sequence MEKYNYTKTESTQIPESNTPYRSEKKIPAAILGILVGCFALNKFYLGYKKEAIIQLILNVVTLGVATIIPFIEGILYLFMSDKQFDDTYVYGKKGWL from the coding sequence ATGGAAAAATACAATTATACAAAAACAGAAAGCACTCAAATCCCGGAAAGCAATACCCCATACCGTTCAGAAAAAAAAATCCCTGCCGCTATATTGGGAATTCTTGTAGGATGTTTTGCTTTAAATAAGTTTTATCTAGGCTATAAAAAGGAAGCAATTATTCAATTAATCCTTAATGTTGTTACTTTAGGAGTGGCTACAATTATTCCTTTTATCGAGGGTATTTTATATCTTTTTATGAGTGATAAACAGTTTGACGATACTTATGTGTATGGGAAAAAAGGTTGGTTATAA